A window of Oncorhynchus kisutch isolate 150728-3 linkage group LG10, Okis_V2, whole genome shotgun sequence contains these coding sequences:
- the cimap1d gene encoding outer dense fiber protein 3-like protein 2b isoform X1: protein MLPTCVFVHTVLSNSLLLLIELSSLCNDLEDVFVGPYIYLNMGEEVKKRPIIAGREKGPGPGRYALPPTIGFIGHDFTKPTSPAYSFHGRMSNNLYGVDSSPGPRYYIDAKITRFGRDGNPAYSMLGRVRGSSSKFPPTSAGHFQTPGPGAYSPENAPPCNTQRRPPSYTMGSRTRYRTIDSVPAPNKYCLPALMGPQVPTKPASASYTMSGHCKLGGPSEDLAKTPGPGRYNSTDPSVYLPRQPAFSMLGRHGFPNDATLKPGPGTHNPEKVTVHKPRAPAFSLGIRHSEFVTPLVVNVAD from the exons ATGCTTCCTACCTGTGtttttgtacatactgtattgtcAAATTCCCTCTTATTATTGATTGAATTGAGCAGTTTGTGTAATGATTTGGAGGATGTTTTTGTAGGACCATACATTTATTTGAACATGGGGGAGGAGGTGAAAAAGCGCCCCATCATTGCTGGCAGAGAGAAAG GGCCAGGACCGGGGCGTTACGCTCTGCCACCAACTATTGGTTTCATCGGCCATGACTTCACCAAGCCAACCAGCCCTGCTTACTCCTTCCACGGCAGAATGAGCAACAACT TGTATGGTGTTGACTCCAGTCCTGGGCCTCGGTATTACATTGATGCAAAAATCACCCGTTTCGGCAGGGATGGCAACCCCGCATACTCCATGTTGGGCAGAGTGAGAGGATCATCAAGTAAGTTCCCACCAACTTCAG CAGGGCATTTCCAGACTCCTGGACCTGGGGCATACAGCCCTGAGAATGCTCCTCCATGCAACACCCAGCGCAGACCCCCATCCTACACTATGGGCTCCCGCACTCGCTACCGTACCATCGACTCAGTCCCTGCCCCCAACAAGTACTGTCTCCCTGCTCTCATGGGCCCCCAGGTTCCCACCAAGCCAGCCAGTGCCAGCTACACCATGTCAGGGCACTGCAAATTAGGGGGTCCCTCAGAAGACCTGGCCAAGACCCCAGGCCCTGGTAGATACAACAGTACAGATCCAAGTGTCTACCTGCCCAGGCAACCAGCTTTCTCCATGCTAGGTCGCCATGGCTTTCCCAACGATGCCACTCTGAAGCCTGGCCCTGGAACTCATAATCCTGAGAAGGTGACTGTCCACAAGCCCCGGGCTCCTGCCTTCTCTCTGGGCATCAGACACTCGGAGTTTGTCACCCCACTGGTGGTCAATGTAGCTGACTGA
- the cimap1d gene encoding outer dense fiber protein 3-like protein 2b isoform X2, with the protein MLPTCVFVHTVLSNSLLLLIELSSLCNDLEDVFVGPYIYLNMGEEVKKRPIIAGREKGPGPGRYALPPTIGFIGHDFTKPTSPAYSFHGRMSNNLYGVDSSPGPRYYIDAKITRFGRDGNPAYSMLGRVRGSSSKFPPTSGHFQTPGPGAYSPENAPPCNTQRRPPSYTMGSRTRYRTIDSVPAPNKYCLPALMGPQVPTKPASASYTMSGHCKLGGPSEDLAKTPGPGRYNSTDPSVYLPRQPAFSMLGRHGFPNDATLKPGPGTHNPEKVTVHKPRAPAFSLGIRHSEFVTPLVVNVAD; encoded by the exons ATGCTTCCTACCTGTGtttttgtacatactgtattgtcAAATTCCCTCTTATTATTGATTGAATTGAGCAGTTTGTGTAATGATTTGGAGGATGTTTTTGTAGGACCATACATTTATTTGAACATGGGGGAGGAGGTGAAAAAGCGCCCCATCATTGCTGGCAGAGAGAAAG GGCCAGGACCGGGGCGTTACGCTCTGCCACCAACTATTGGTTTCATCGGCCATGACTTCACCAAGCCAACCAGCCCTGCTTACTCCTTCCACGGCAGAATGAGCAACAACT TGTATGGTGTTGACTCCAGTCCTGGGCCTCGGTATTACATTGATGCAAAAATCACCCGTTTCGGCAGGGATGGCAACCCCGCATACTCCATGTTGGGCAGAGTGAGAGGATCATCAAGTAAGTTCCCACCAACTTCAG GGCATTTCCAGACTCCTGGACCTGGGGCATACAGCCCTGAGAATGCTCCTCCATGCAACACCCAGCGCAGACCCCCATCCTACACTATGGGCTCCCGCACTCGCTACCGTACCATCGACTCAGTCCCTGCCCCCAACAAGTACTGTCTCCCTGCTCTCATGGGCCCCCAGGTTCCCACCAAGCCAGCCAGTGCCAGCTACACCATGTCAGGGCACTGCAAATTAGGGGGTCCCTCAGAAGACCTGGCCAAGACCCCAGGCCCTGGTAGATACAACAGTACAGATCCAAGTGTCTACCTGCCCAGGCAACCAGCTTTCTCCATGCTAGGTCGCCATGGCTTTCCCAACGATGCCACTCTGAAGCCTGGCCCTGGAACTCATAATCCTGAGAAGGTGACTGTCCACAAGCCCCGGGCTCCTGCCTTCTCTCTGGGCATCAGACACTCGGAGTTTGTCACCCCACTGGTGGTCAATGTAGCTGACTGA
- the cimap1d gene encoding outer dense fiber protein 3-like protein 2b isoform X3 has protein sequence MLPTCVFVHTVLSNSLLLLIELSSLCNDLEDVFVGPYIYLNMGEEVKKRPIIAGREKGPGPGRYALPPTIGFIGHDFTKPTSPAYSFHGRMSNNLYGVDSSPGPRYYIDAKITRFGRDGNPAYSMLGRVRGSSTGHFQTPGPGAYSPENAPPCNTQRRPPSYTMGSRTRYRTIDSVPAPNKYCLPALMGPQVPTKPASASYTMSGHCKLGGPSEDLAKTPGPGRYNSTDPSVYLPRQPAFSMLGRHGFPNDATLKPGPGTHNPEKVTVHKPRAPAFSLGIRHSEFVTPLVVNVAD, from the exons ATGCTTCCTACCTGTGtttttgtacatactgtattgtcAAATTCCCTCTTATTATTGATTGAATTGAGCAGTTTGTGTAATGATTTGGAGGATGTTTTTGTAGGACCATACATTTATTTGAACATGGGGGAGGAGGTGAAAAAGCGCCCCATCATTGCTGGCAGAGAGAAAG GGCCAGGACCGGGGCGTTACGCTCTGCCACCAACTATTGGTTTCATCGGCCATGACTTCACCAAGCCAACCAGCCCTGCTTACTCCTTCCACGGCAGAATGAGCAACAACT TGTATGGTGTTGACTCCAGTCCTGGGCCTCGGTATTACATTGATGCAAAAATCACCCGTTTCGGCAGGGATGGCAACCCCGCATACTCCATGTTGGGCAGAGTGAGAGGATCATCAA CAGGGCATTTCCAGACTCCTGGACCTGGGGCATACAGCCCTGAGAATGCTCCTCCATGCAACACCCAGCGCAGACCCCCATCCTACACTATGGGCTCCCGCACTCGCTACCGTACCATCGACTCAGTCCCTGCCCCCAACAAGTACTGTCTCCCTGCTCTCATGGGCCCCCAGGTTCCCACCAAGCCAGCCAGTGCCAGCTACACCATGTCAGGGCACTGCAAATTAGGGGGTCCCTCAGAAGACCTGGCCAAGACCCCAGGCCCTGGTAGATACAACAGTACAGATCCAAGTGTCTACCTGCCCAGGCAACCAGCTTTCTCCATGCTAGGTCGCCATGGCTTTCCCAACGATGCCACTCTGAAGCCTGGCCCTGGAACTCATAATCCTGAGAAGGTGACTGTCCACAAGCCCCGGGCTCCTGCCTTCTCTCTGGGCATCAGACACTCGGAGTTTGTCACCCCACTGGTGGTCAATGTAGCTGACTGA
- the cimap1d gene encoding outer dense fiber protein 3-like protein 2b isoform X4 has protein sequence MGEEVKKRPIIAGREKGPGPGRYALPPTIGFIGHDFTKPTSPAYSFHGRMSNNLYGVDSSPGPRYYIDAKITRFGRDGNPAYSMLGRVRGSSSKFPPTSAGHFQTPGPGAYSPENAPPCNTQRRPPSYTMGSRTRYRTIDSVPAPNKYCLPALMGPQVPTKPASASYTMSGHCKLGGPSEDLAKTPGPGRYNSTDPSVYLPRQPAFSMLGRHGFPNDATLKPGPGTHNPEKVTVHKPRAPAFSLGIRHSEFVTPLVVNVAD, from the exons ATGGGGGAGGAGGTGAAAAAGCGCCCCATCATTGCTGGCAGAGAGAAAG GGCCAGGACCGGGGCGTTACGCTCTGCCACCAACTATTGGTTTCATCGGCCATGACTTCACCAAGCCAACCAGCCCTGCTTACTCCTTCCACGGCAGAATGAGCAACAACT TGTATGGTGTTGACTCCAGTCCTGGGCCTCGGTATTACATTGATGCAAAAATCACCCGTTTCGGCAGGGATGGCAACCCCGCATACTCCATGTTGGGCAGAGTGAGAGGATCATCAAGTAAGTTCCCACCAACTTCAG CAGGGCATTTCCAGACTCCTGGACCTGGGGCATACAGCCCTGAGAATGCTCCTCCATGCAACACCCAGCGCAGACCCCCATCCTACACTATGGGCTCCCGCACTCGCTACCGTACCATCGACTCAGTCCCTGCCCCCAACAAGTACTGTCTCCCTGCTCTCATGGGCCCCCAGGTTCCCACCAAGCCAGCCAGTGCCAGCTACACCATGTCAGGGCACTGCAAATTAGGGGGTCCCTCAGAAGACCTGGCCAAGACCCCAGGCCCTGGTAGATACAACAGTACAGATCCAAGTGTCTACCTGCCCAGGCAACCAGCTTTCTCCATGCTAGGTCGCCATGGCTTTCCCAACGATGCCACTCTGAAGCCTGGCCCTGGAACTCATAATCCTGAGAAGGTGACTGTCCACAAGCCCCGGGCTCCTGCCTTCTCTCTGGGCATCAGACACTCGGAGTTTGTCACCCCACTGGTGGTCAATGTAGCTGACTGA
- the cks2 gene encoding cyclin-dependent kinases regulatory subunit 2, with amino-acid sequence MSKKQIYYSDKYTDEAFEYRHVMLPKQLSKLVPTSHLMTEDEWRGLGVQQSQGWIHYMIHKPEPHILLFRRPLPKD; translated from the exons ATGTCGAAGAAACAAATTTACTACTCTGACAAGTACACAGATGAAGCATTTGAGTACAG GCATGTTATGCTCCCGAAACAGTTATCAAAGCTGGTGCCCACTTCTCACTTGATGACAGAAGATGAATGGAGGGGTCTGGGGGTGCAGCAGAGCCAGGGCTGGATCCACTACATGATCCACAAGCCAG AGCCGCATATATTGCTTTTCCGAAGACCTCTTCCAAAGGATTGA